The region CGCGCCGGTGCAGATCGCCCTGTTCGGCACCAAGGGCGAGCAGTTCGGGCTCGAGGATATCCTGCTGGAGAAATTCGCCGACAATTTCGCCACCGGCGCGCTGACCGCCACCAGCGTCGCCGAGGCCGCGCCCGATGCAGCGGGGGAAGCCCCCGCGACCACGCCCCCCGCCCCGGAACTGGCCCTGGGGCCGGTGGGGTTCGAAAGCGGATCGGCGCGCTATTTCTCGCTATTCGGCGCCTCGGCCGAGACCGGGCGCCGGGTCGACGCGCTGATCGAGCAGCCGGGCGATGTGGCGCGGCTGATCAATGGCGGGCTGATCAAGCCGATCTTCACCTTCCTGCCCGAACAGGACCTGAACCGCGAGGTTGCCGCCGACCTGCGCGCAAGGCTTGGTGCCACCGCATCCTTCCCCGAGAAGGGCAGCGAGCATTGCGCCATCTATTACCGTTATCGCGGCTTCTTCATCCCCGCCGACGTGCCACCCGAGCGGCGGCAGTTCCTGGAATGGGTGTTCCGCAAGGCCTTCGATTCCGACAGCTTCCGGGCCTTCAACCATGCGGAATACATGGATGTGCTGTACCAGGATCAGGATATCGCCAATGCCTATTGCTCGACGCCCGATCTGAACGCCTTCT is a window of Paracoccus zhejiangensis DNA encoding:
- a CDS encoding type 2 periplasmic-binding domain-containing protein produces the protein MNEEIAKAIRGLKDENGNDLNIRVNTLFKFGGDLHAALDYFFDLPPNGYNVIQLTDTYASTLAESGAAESGAADNRLVPLALAQITLSQLYIRRNDPNFSDLDGFISYASARGSEAEAAPVQIALFGTKGEQFGLEDILLEKFADNFATGALTATSVAEAAPDAAGEAPATTPPAPELALGPVGFESGSARYFSLFGASAETGRRVDALIEQPGDVARLINGGLIKPIFTFLPEQDLNREVAADLRARLGATASFPEKGSEHCAIYYRYRGFFIPADVPPERRQFLEWVFRKAFDSDSFRAFNHAEYMDVLYQDQDIANAYCSTPDLNAFFQNSIREYRECLKDGAAASPSP